The following are encoded in a window of Kitasatospora sp. NBC_01250 genomic DNA:
- a CDS encoding MauE/DoxX family redox-associated membrane protein — MDVVTWVSRGCLLLVFALSVHGKVRGRRAFEEFTESVRALVPAFADRARPLAALVVAAEATIVVTLAVPGSAVAGLALCAVLLAAFTVLAVTASRAGSSTPCRCFGRSSTPLGTVHAVRNAALLALAGAGLTATVLSGPGHAAPATTATAATAATAFLAGGVLGLLASVLDDLVALFRPLP, encoded by the coding sequence ATGGACGTTGTCACCTGGGTCAGCCGGGGCTGCCTGCTGCTGGTGTTCGCCCTGTCCGTCCACGGAAAGGTGCGCGGCCGGCGCGCCTTCGAGGAGTTCACCGAGTCCGTGCGAGCCCTGGTCCCGGCCTTCGCCGACCGGGCGCGGCCGCTCGCCGCCCTGGTCGTGGCCGCGGAGGCCACGATCGTGGTGACGCTCGCGGTGCCGGGCTCCGCCGTGGCCGGGCTCGCCCTCTGCGCTGTCCTGCTGGCCGCCTTCACCGTGCTGGCCGTCACCGCGTCACGCGCCGGGAGCAGCACCCCGTGCCGCTGCTTCGGCCGCTCGTCGACTCCCCTGGGCACCGTCCACGCCGTGCGCAACGCCGCACTGCTCGCCCTGGCCGGGGCCGGCCTGACCGCCACGGTCCTGTCCGGGCCGGGACACGCCGCACCGGCGACGACCGCGACGGCTGCGACAGCTGCGACCGCCTTCCTGGCGGGCGGTGTCCTCGGCCTGCTCGCCTCGGTGCTCGACGACCTCGTCGCACTCTTCCGGCCGCTGCCCTGA
- a CDS encoding ABC transporter ATP-binding protein produces MPNGDAQDPRGAPRVLAAAIRLVHRAAPVGLTTWLLLTLAASALPVAAAWILRTLLDRLVAGAGSGAGSGAGSGIGAGPGAAELTALALPLVGCGVAAAVVPQLLQYVQARLRRAVGLRAQLELHTAVDRFVGLRRFEDPRFLDRLRLAQQFGGSAPVDAAGSGIGLIGALVTLTGFLGTLTLLGPWMAAAVLASGIPVLCAEIALSRRRAAVAWAVGPVERRELFYSALLTNLRAAKEIRLFGVGRFLRERMLVERRTSDTAKARMDRQELTVQAALALLSAVVAGAGLLWAVTAARYGRVTVGDVTLLVAALPAVQAALANLALELARTHQAVLMFRHFIAVTGAPPDLPLPARPVHVPPLRHAVEFRDVWFRYGDGQPWVLQGVDLVIPAGRSVGLAGLNGAGKSTLVKLLCRFYDPTRGQILWDGTDLRELCPRELRRRIGATFQDYMEYDLTARENIALGDLTALADDPRIERAAELAGVHGRLARLPNGYDTLLSRIFFSEQDKQDADTGLVLSGGQWQRLALARSLVRTDADLLILDEPSSGLDPEAEYAVHRRLRRHRAGRAGLLISHRLSTLRDADTVAVLEDGRITEAGPHQELVRRDGSYARLFRLQASGYAPAEDDGARSPDAPAVRVALGEHRTAS; encoded by the coding sequence GTGCCGAACGGCGATGCGCAGGACCCCCGCGGAGCGCCGCGCGTCCTGGCCGCCGCGATCCGCCTGGTGCACCGCGCCGCGCCGGTCGGCCTGACCACCTGGCTGCTGCTCACCCTCGCCGCCTCGGCGCTACCGGTGGCCGCGGCCTGGATCCTGCGGACCCTGCTCGACCGCCTCGTCGCCGGAGCCGGAAGCGGAGCCGGCAGCGGGGCCGGCAGCGGGATCGGGGCCGGCCCCGGCGCCGCGGAGCTCACCGCTCTGGCCCTGCCGCTGGTCGGCTGCGGCGTCGCCGCAGCGGTCGTCCCCCAACTGCTGCAGTACGTCCAGGCGCGGCTGCGCCGGGCGGTGGGGCTGCGGGCCCAGCTGGAACTGCACACGGCGGTCGACCGGTTCGTGGGACTGCGCCGCTTCGAGGACCCGCGCTTCCTGGACCGGCTGCGGCTGGCCCAGCAGTTCGGCGGCTCCGCCCCCGTGGACGCGGCCGGCAGCGGGATCGGGCTCATCGGAGCGCTGGTGACCCTCACCGGGTTCCTCGGGACACTCACCCTGCTCGGGCCCTGGATGGCGGCGGCGGTCCTGGCGTCCGGCATACCGGTCCTGTGCGCCGAGATCGCACTCAGCCGCCGCCGGGCGGCGGTGGCCTGGGCCGTCGGCCCGGTGGAACGCAGGGAGCTGTTCTACAGCGCCCTGCTGACGAACCTGCGGGCCGCGAAGGAGATCAGGCTCTTCGGCGTGGGGCGGTTCCTGCGCGAGCGGATGCTGGTGGAGCGCCGTACCTCCGACACCGCCAAAGCGCGGATGGACCGTCAGGAGCTCACCGTCCAGGCCGCACTCGCCCTGCTGTCGGCCGTGGTGGCCGGCGCCGGCCTGCTGTGGGCCGTGACGGCGGCCCGCTACGGCCGCGTCACCGTCGGGGACGTCACACTGCTGGTGGCCGCCCTGCCCGCGGTACAGGCGGCACTCGCCAACCTCGCGCTCGAACTGGCCCGCACCCACCAGGCCGTGCTGATGTTCCGCCACTTCATCGCCGTCACCGGCGCGCCGCCCGACCTCCCGCTGCCCGCACGGCCCGTCCACGTGCCTCCGCTACGTCACGCGGTGGAGTTCCGGGACGTGTGGTTCCGCTACGGCGACGGGCAGCCCTGGGTGCTCCAGGGCGTCGACCTGGTGATCCCCGCGGGGCGGTCCGTGGGCCTGGCCGGCCTCAACGGCGCCGGCAAGTCCACCCTGGTGAAGCTGCTCTGCCGGTTCTACGACCCCACCCGCGGCCAGATCCTCTGGGACGGCACGGACCTGCGCGAACTGTGCCCGCGCGAACTGCGCCGACGGATCGGAGCGACCTTCCAGGACTACATGGAGTACGACCTCACGGCACGCGAGAACATCGCTCTCGGCGACCTCACGGCGCTGGCGGACGATCCCCGGATCGAACGGGCGGCCGAGCTCGCCGGCGTGCACGGCCGGCTCGCGCGCCTGCCGAACGGCTACGACACCCTGCTCAGCCGCATCTTCTTCAGCGAGCAGGACAAGCAGGACGCCGACACCGGCCTGGTGCTCTCCGGCGGCCAGTGGCAACGGCTGGCCCTGGCCCGCTCGCTCGTCCGCACCGACGCGGACCTGCTCATCCTCGACGAACCCAGCTCCGGCCTGGACCCGGAAGCCGAGTACGCCGTCCACCGGCGCCTGCGCCGGCACCGCGCCGGCCGCGCCGGGCTGCTCATCTCACACCGCCTCAGCACCCTGCGCGACGCGGACACCGTCGCCGTCCTGGAGGACGGTCGGATCACCGAGGCGGGACCGCACCAGGAGCTGGTCCGTCGCGACGGCTCCTACGCCCGGCTCTTCCGCCTCCAGGCCAGCGGCTACGCACCCGCCGAGGACGACGGAGCGCGGTCACCCGACGCACCGGCCGTGCGGGTCGCCCTCGGCGAGCACCGGACGGCGTCGTGA
- a CDS encoding S26 family signal peptidase, producing the protein MIERLVRRLLRTRLLAVTVTGPSMEPSLRNGDRVLVMRRHPRRLSRGHIVVLGPDGARRVPGAGPRGLLIKRIAAAPGDLVPPPLATRLGCPPGSTVPPGQLLVLGDNPGLSLDSRHFGYVAQDRVVGVAVRSLRRGPAGS; encoded by the coding sequence GTGATCGAACGGCTCGTCCGCCGCCTGCTGCGCACCCGCCTGCTCGCCGTCACCGTGACCGGCCCCAGCATGGAGCCCTCCCTGCGCAACGGCGACCGCGTCCTGGTGATGCGCCGGCACCCGCGCCGCCTGTCCCGCGGCCACATCGTGGTGCTCGGACCGGACGGTGCCAGGCGCGTCCCGGGCGCGGGGCCGCGCGGACTGCTCATCAAGCGGATAGCGGCCGCTCCGGGTGACCTGGTCCCGCCGCCCCTGGCCACCCGGCTCGGCTGCCCACCGGGTTCGACCGTGCCACCGGGCCAGCTCCTGGTCCTGGGCGACAACCCGGGTCTCAGCCTCGACTCCCGCCACTTCGGCTACGTGGCGCAGGACCGGGTGGTGGGGGTGGCGGTCCGTTCACTGCGCCGCGGGCCGGCGGGAAGCTGA
- a CDS encoding serine hydrolase domain-containing protein → MKSLRLTAVSTTLLLAALAGAGTAHADTPTAAGILQAGAQEGVADGYPGVIGLVRQGDTTQYVEAGTGNLATNAPADPKAQFRIGSNTKAFTSTVLLQLEAEHRLSLDDTVAKWLPGAVDANGYDGTKITIRELLNHTSGLPDYAGTAGVAGPYVLDLNPNQAFAPQSLVDIALASRQPASAPGQTWSYANTNYVLAGMVITAVTGNSPATEIQHRIIAPLGLTNTTFPTSDPNLYGNYLHGYVHPVTFYTNDVTVSNVQLYGSAGAMVSTLDDLTAFGKALLTGKLLPPAQEAELKTTVPVDSAGTTTYGLGIEHVQLPCGQWAWGHNGEILGYYSTWLSSEDGTKQVAHANNEFHLLPHTSGQIDTGTALANAYCAL, encoded by the coding sequence ATGAAGTCCCTACGCCTGACCGCGGTCAGCACGACACTGCTGCTCGCCGCCCTCGCCGGTGCCGGCACAGCGCATGCGGACACGCCGACCGCTGCCGGCATCCTGCAGGCCGGCGCTCAGGAGGGTGTCGCCGACGGGTACCCCGGGGTGATCGGCCTGGTCCGCCAGGGCGACACCACCCAGTACGTCGAGGCCGGCACGGGCAACCTCGCCACCAACGCGCCCGCCGACCCGAAGGCGCAGTTCCGGATCGGCAGCAACACCAAGGCGTTCACCTCCACCGTGCTGCTCCAACTGGAGGCCGAGCACCGGCTCTCGCTCGACGACACGGTCGCCAAGTGGCTGCCTGGAGCGGTCGACGCCAACGGCTACGACGGCACGAAGATCACCATCCGGGAGTTGCTCAACCACACCTCCGGCCTGCCCGACTACGCCGGCACCGCGGGGGTGGCCGGCCCCTACGTCCTCGACCTCAACCCGAACCAGGCCTTTGCGCCGCAGTCACTGGTGGACATCGCCCTGGCCTCGCGGCAGCCGGCCAGCGCACCCGGTCAGACGTGGAGCTACGCCAACACCAACTACGTACTGGCGGGCATGGTGATCACCGCGGTGACCGGAAACAGCCCGGCCACCGAGATCCAGCACCGGATCATCGCGCCGCTCGGCCTGACCAACACCACCTTCCCGACCAGCGACCCGAACCTGTACGGCAACTACCTGCACGGCTACGTGCACCCCGTGACCTTCTACACCAACGACGTCACGGTCTCCAACGTGCAGCTCTACGGCTCGGCCGGGGCCATGGTCTCGACCCTGGACGACCTCACCGCCTTCGGCAAGGCGCTGCTGACCGGCAAGCTGCTGCCGCCTGCCCAGGAGGCCGAGCTCAAGACCACGGTGCCCGTGGACAGCGCCGGGACCACGACCTACGGCCTCGGCATCGAGCACGTCCAACTGCCCTGCGGCCAGTGGGCCTGGGGGCACAACGGCGAGATACTCGGCTACTACAGCACCTGGTTGAGCAGCGAGGACGGCACCAAGCAGGTCGCACACGCCAACAACGAGTTCCACCTGCTCCCTCACACGAGTGGCCAGATCGACACCGGCACCGCCCTCGCCAACGCCTACTGCGCGCTCTGA
- a CDS encoding sulfite exporter TauE/SafE family protein: MLRVVLLLVAGAVSGMVGSAGGTTSLIAYPAMLAAGLTPLAANVTSAVAFLANWPGSALGGRPELSGQGPWLRRWSPLAGLASALGAGLLLVTPATAFNRIAPFLLALAAVALLAQPRISAWLARGDGTGAPRGVLPISLGLCALYDGYWGAGAGIMTLSVLMITTGLRFAQANALKNMVLGIADAACCAVFLVFWPVDWAAAVPLGLGILLGSALGPAVTRRVPPAAARITSACIGLGLAVCLWAGVT; the protein is encoded by the coding sequence GTGCTTCGCGTCGTGCTGCTGCTGGTCGCGGGGGCGGTCAGCGGCATGGTGGGGTCGGCGGGCGGTACCACTTCGCTGATCGCCTACCCGGCCATGCTGGCGGCCGGGCTCACACCGCTGGCCGCGAATGTCACCAGCGCGGTGGCGTTCCTGGCCAACTGGCCGGGCTCGGCGCTCGGGGGGCGGCCGGAGCTGAGCGGCCAGGGGCCGTGGCTGCGCCGCTGGTCGCCGCTGGCCGGCCTGGCCAGCGCGCTCGGTGCCGGGCTGCTGCTGGTCACCCCGGCCACCGCCTTCAACCGGATCGCCCCCTTCCTGCTGGCCCTGGCGGCGGTGGCGCTGCTCGCGCAACCGAGGATCTCGGCCTGGCTGGCCCGCGGCGACGGCACGGGCGCGCCGAGGGGCGTACTGCCGATCAGCCTGGGCCTGTGCGCGCTGTACGACGGCTACTGGGGCGCCGGGGCGGGCATCATGACCCTCAGCGTGCTGATGATCACCACCGGCCTGCGGTTCGCCCAGGCCAACGCGCTCAAGAACATGGTGCTCGGCATAGCCGACGCGGCCTGTTGCGCGGTCTTCCTGGTGTTCTGGCCGGTGGACTGGGCGGCGGCCGTCCCGCTGGGTCTCGGCATCCTGCTCGGCAGCGCGCTCGGCCCGGCGGTGACCCGCCGGGTGCCCCCCGCCGCGGCCCGGATCACCAGTGCCTGCATCGGTCTCGGCCTCGCCGTCTGCCTGTGGGCCGGCGTGACCTGA
- a CDS encoding DIP1984 family protein, whose translation MKLAEALAQRAAAVRRVEQLRARVVGSARYQEGEEPAENAAEVLAQAGEVLDELERLIRQINRTNSTAVIEGGGTLTDALARRDVLRLRHSVTTAAADAASGRDQRGAVRQLRSELRILSALPVAELRAQADVLAKEIREVDTLIQRTNWEIDLIED comes from the coding sequence GTGAAACTGGCTGAAGCGCTCGCGCAGCGCGCGGCTGCGGTGCGGCGGGTGGAGCAGTTGCGGGCGCGCGTCGTCGGCAGCGCCCGCTACCAGGAGGGCGAGGAGCCGGCCGAGAACGCGGCGGAGGTCCTGGCCCAGGCCGGAGAGGTGCTGGACGAGCTGGAGCGGCTGATCCGTCAGATCAACCGGACCAACTCCACCGCGGTCATCGAGGGCGGCGGCACCCTCACCGACGCCCTCGCCCGCCGGGACGTCCTGCGGCTGCGCCACTCGGTGACCACCGCGGCCGCCGACGCGGCCTCCGGACGCGACCAGCGCGGAGCCGTGCGGCAGTTGAGGTCCGAACTCAGGATCCTCTCCGCCCTGCCGGTCGCCGAGCTCCGCGCCCAGGCGGACGTCCTGGCCAAGGAGATCCGCGAGGTGGACACCCTGATCCAGCGCACCAACTGGGAGATCGACCTGATCGAGGACTGA
- a CDS encoding OsmC family protein — translation MRTPGIDGPVRRCAPGVTRGPWRHARARRGKRASALPRLTAWRRRGPHRRRRARRTPRGPGGDGRPRRRQEQLFAADHAVCFHHGLCLIAGQQGVKLAESTVRSTVNLIALDNGGFSREVALSAHLPGPHQATADQLVETTHQVRPSSNATRGNIPVTLKATV, via the coding sequence GTGCGCACGCCGGGAATCGACGGACCGGTCCGTCGCTGTGCTCCTGGCGTCACGCGTGGTCCCTGGCGTCATGCGCGGGCGAGGCGGGGGAAGAGGGCTTCGGCGTTGCCGCGGTTGACGGCGTGGAGACGGAGAGGTCCGCACCGCCGACGGCGCGCTCGACGAACTCCTCGCGGTCCCGGAGGAGATGGGCGGCCCCGGCGGCGACAGGAGCAGCTCTTCGCCGCCGACCACGCCGTCTGCTTCCACCACGGGCTGTGCCTGATAGCAGGTCAGCAGGGCGTGAAGCTGGCCGAGTCGACCGTCAGGTCCACGGTGAACCTGATCGCCCTCGACAACGGGGGCTTCTCACGGGAGGTCGCACTGTCGGCACATCTGCCCGGCCCGCACCAGGCCACCGCCGACCAGTTGGTGGAGACCACCCACCAGGTGCGCCCGTCCTCCAACGCCACCCGAGGGAACATCCCCGTCACCCTCAAGGCGACCGTCTGA
- a CDS encoding C45 family peptidase — protein MIGTQEALWGLLDGMNDAGLAVSLTFGGRFVHGPGFSILIVLRYLLETCDTVGEAIGRLRSLPIAIPQNVTLVDSQRAVTVFVGPDMPLTVAADACAANHQHLPVPEEQERFSRTGERLSAVRAAGTDAAAMLKPPLYQSAYEEGLGTVYTAHYRSGEGRVTYYWPGESWEQSFGDFAAGSRTVTMGEAN, from the coding sequence GTGATCGGGACGCAGGAGGCGCTCTGGGGCCTGCTGGACGGGATGAACGACGCCGGCCTCGCGGTCTCGTTGACCTTCGGTGGACGGTTCGTCCACGGCCCCGGCTTCTCCATCCTCATCGTGCTCCGCTACCTGTTGGAGACGTGTGACACCGTGGGGGAGGCGATCGGCAGGCTCCGGTCCCTCCCGATCGCGATTCCGCAGAACGTCACGCTCGTCGACTCCCAGCGCGCGGTGACGGTGTTCGTGGGGCCGGACATGCCGTTGACCGTGGCTGCGGACGCGTGCGCGGCCAACCATCAGCACCTGCCGGTGCCCGAGGAGCAGGAGCGGTTCTCCCGGACCGGGGAGCGGCTGAGCGCCGTACGGGCAGCGGGGACGGATGCGGCGGCGATGCTGAAGCCGCCGCTGTATCAATCTGCTTACGAGGAGGGGCTGGGAACGGTGTACACCGCCCACTACCGGTCCGGCGAGGGCCGTGTGACCTACTACTGGCCCGGCGAGTCCTGGGAGCAGTCCTTCGGTGACTTCGCCGCGGGGTCGCGCACCGTGACCATGGGCGAGGCCAACTGA
- a CDS encoding SDR family oxidoreductase, producing MRSSTFRPLSLLVLGGTRFLGRAVVEAVLADGHQVTLFNRGRTNPGLFPGVETVIGDRTGDLSALSHRRWDAVVDVAGYDPQVVGLSVDALRGRVGRYVFVSSLSVLADQSTPQNEDGELLVLREDMPPEEAYGARKAACERVVLDAFAQRASIVRPGMIVGPHDPTDRFAYWPRRFARGGRVLLPGDPADAAQFIDVRDVADWIVGCVGEERSGVFNVTGPTLAFGAFFEACRALAGARAETVWVPSERLLAAGVDPWMGVPMWIADPACEAINRVDVSRALAAGLTLRPLARTLVDTLAWDTARGALPQDREGLGEQEEQRLLRMLTD from the coding sequence ATGCGCAGCAGTACCTTCCGCCCGCTGAGTCTTCTCGTTCTCGGCGGTACCCGTTTCCTGGGCCGCGCCGTCGTCGAGGCCGTACTGGCCGACGGTCACCAGGTGACACTGTTCAACCGCGGCCGCACCAACCCCGGCCTGTTCCCCGGGGTCGAGACCGTCATCGGCGACCGCACCGGTGACCTGTCCGCCCTGTCCCACCGGCGCTGGGACGCGGTCGTCGACGTGGCCGGCTACGACCCGCAGGTGGTCGGCCTGTCGGTCGACGCCCTGCGCGGCCGGGTGGGGCGGTACGTCTTCGTCTCCTCCCTGTCCGTCCTCGCCGACCAGAGCACGCCGCAGAACGAGGACGGCGAACTGCTCGTGCTGCGTGAGGACATGCCGCCCGAGGAGGCGTACGGGGCCCGCAAGGCCGCCTGCGAGCGCGTGGTGCTCGACGCGTTCGCGCAGCGGGCGTCCATCGTCCGCCCTGGCATGATCGTCGGGCCGCACGACCCGACGGACCGCTTCGCGTACTGGCCGCGCCGCTTCGCCCGTGGCGGGCGTGTGCTGCTTCCCGGTGACCCGGCGGATGCCGCCCAGTTCATCGACGTCCGGGATGTGGCCGACTGGATCGTCGGCTGCGTGGGCGAGGAGCGGAGCGGCGTCTTCAACGTGACCGGCCCGACGCTCGCCTTCGGCGCGTTCTTCGAGGCGTGCCGCGCGCTCGCCGGCGCTCGCGCCGAGACGGTCTGGGTGCCGAGCGAGCGGCTGCTCGCGGCCGGGGTCGACCCCTGGATGGGCGTTCCCATGTGGATCGCCGACCCTGCGTGCGAGGCCATCAACCGGGTCGACGTCTCGCGCGCGCTGGCCGCCGGGCTGACGCTCCGTCCGCTCGCGCGGACCCTGGTGGACACGCTCGCCTGGGACACCGCACGCGGCGCGCTGCCCCAGGACCGCGAAGGGCTCGGCGAGCAGGAGGAGCAGCGCCTCCTGCGGATGCTGACGGACTGA
- a CDS encoding TetR/AcrR family transcriptional regulator, producing MTEPTGRRERKKAQTRQSLADAALELFLGRGYDQVGVKDVADLADVSVTTLFKHFPVKEALVFDQEDDLEAALVAAVRDRPPGQSIPQALREHLLLKQTQLAIHAADPRFADFTRLVQETPALRDYAHHMWTRHEAALARAVAAAVGAPEGDVSCAALAHFALEARSLVLRHPEPRRAAEEAFALLEHGWAATHPGN from the coding sequence GTGACCGAACCGACCGGGCGCCGCGAGCGCAAGAAGGCCCAGACCCGCCAGTCCCTGGCCGACGCCGCACTTGAGCTCTTCCTCGGGCGTGGCTACGACCAGGTCGGCGTCAAGGACGTCGCCGACCTCGCCGACGTCTCGGTGACCACCCTGTTCAAGCACTTCCCCGTCAAGGAGGCCCTGGTCTTCGATCAGGAGGACGACCTGGAAGCCGCACTCGTGGCCGCCGTGCGCGATCGCCCCCCGGGCCAGTCGATCCCGCAGGCGTTGCGCGAGCACCTCCTGCTGAAGCAGACCCAGCTCGCCATCCATGCCGCGGACCCGCGGTTCGCCGACTTCACCCGCCTGGTGCAGGAGACCCCTGCTCTGCGCGACTACGCCCACCACATGTGGACACGCCACGAAGCGGCCCTGGCGAGGGCCGTCGCCGCAGCCGTGGGCGCGCCCGAGGGCGACGTCAGCTGCGCCGCCCTGGCCCACTTCGCCCTGGAGGCCCGCAGCCTCGTCCTGCGGCACCCCGAACCGCGCCGGGCCGCCGAGGAGGCCTTCGCGCTGCTCGAACACGGCTGGGCGGCCACCCACCCGGGCAACTGA
- a CDS encoding FAD-dependent oxidoreductase: MNSARHPRIAIVGAGLGGLTCARVLQRHGRSVTVFEREASADARPQGGSLDMHADTGQAALRAAGLLDHFHALARPEGDEWRVLDFATAGVLAHQVPSPDADGRPEIDRGQLRGLLLESIAEGTVRWNRAVSAVTPLADGTCRLLFTDGTAEHFDLVVGADGAWSRVRPALSHAAPSYTGVTFMETGFDHCDTRHPDLARLVGNGSMLAKGAGRTLVAQRNSNGHIRAYIALREPEDWHVAAGVDLGDHQAVRTQLLRMFEGWDESLRNILRNGDSGFVNRSLFVLPAPHTWEHVTGVTLLGDAAHLMPPVGLGANLAMLDGSDLAHALVAEPSISDAVRAYESIMLPRSAEAATGSAQGLDHLVPAATP, encoded by the coding sequence ATGAACTCCGCTCGTCATCCCCGCATCGCGATCGTCGGCGCCGGCCTCGGCGGCCTCACCTGCGCCCGAGTCCTGCAGCGACACGGCCGCTCTGTCACCGTCTTCGAACGCGAGGCATCCGCCGACGCCCGCCCGCAGGGCGGCAGCCTCGACATGCACGCCGACACCGGCCAGGCCGCGCTGCGCGCGGCGGGGCTCCTCGACCACTTCCACGCCCTCGCCCGCCCCGAAGGGGACGAGTGGCGCGTGCTCGACTTCGCCACCGCGGGCGTCCTGGCGCACCAGGTGCCTTCCCCCGACGCCGACGGACGGCCGGAGATCGACCGGGGCCAACTGCGCGGTCTGCTCCTGGAGTCCATCGCCGAGGGCACGGTGCGATGGAACCGAGCCGTGAGCGCCGTCACCCCGCTGGCGGACGGCACCTGCCGACTGCTCTTCACCGACGGCACCGCCGAACACTTCGACCTGGTGGTCGGCGCCGACGGCGCCTGGTCGCGCGTCCGGCCGGCCCTGTCGCACGCCGCCCCCAGCTACACCGGTGTCACCTTCATGGAGACCGGATTCGACCACTGCGACACCCGCCACCCCGACCTCGCCCGGCTGGTCGGCAACGGATCGATGCTGGCGAAGGGCGCCGGACGGACCTTGGTCGCCCAGCGCAACAGCAACGGCCACATCCGTGCCTACATCGCGCTCCGCGAGCCGGAGGACTGGCACGTGGCCGCCGGTGTCGACCTCGGCGACCATCAGGCCGTGCGGACGCAGCTGTTGAGGATGTTCGAGGGCTGGGACGAGAGCCTGCGCAACATCCTGCGCAACGGCGACAGCGGGTTCGTCAACCGGTCCCTGTTCGTGCTGCCCGCCCCGCACACCTGGGAGCACGTTACCGGCGTCACGCTGCTCGGCGATGCCGCGCACCTGATGCCCCCGGTCGGGCTGGGCGCCAACCTCGCCATGCTCGACGGCTCCGACCTCGCCCACGCCCTGGTGGCCGAGCCCAGCATCAGCGACGCCGTCCGTGCCTACGAGAGCATCATGCTGCCGCGCTCGGCCGAGGCCGCGACGGGCAGCGCTCAGGGCCTCGACCACCTCGTCCCCGCGGCGACCCCCTGA
- a CDS encoding low temperature requirement protein A: MTDETAVPGPAESVRPLELFFDLVFVFTITQVASPLTVAPTLLGVGRMAVLLMLVWWMYAGYAWLTNALDLDRTGPRLLLLTAMAGFFLMSMAVPKAPGHGPWALILGAGYLLVVTVHLVGFIGTSGHRGIMRIGPLNLASALVVLAAAAAPPHARLWLWTLAAAMEVMTPLVTRASGFAVGAGHFVERHGLAVIIVLGESITEVGAVTSRENSVTTSILGALLALVLSAEMWWLYFGREERESEARLDRVPAGHRSRVAVYSFGYAYYVIIFGIVVAAVGMQKAIDEFLRPSHHLAALLLPLGTALYLSGLACFHRALAGSWPLPRILAALATAALVTPAALWNSGAAALATAVLALLALIAWEAAEPAQPKLEEAPHT, encoded by the coding sequence GTGACCGATGAGACAGCCGTCCCAGGTCCCGCGGAGTCGGTGCGGCCGCTGGAGCTCTTCTTCGACCTGGTCTTCGTCTTCACGATCACCCAGGTCGCCTCGCCCCTCACCGTCGCGCCCACGCTGCTCGGCGTGGGCCGGATGGCGGTGCTCCTGATGCTCGTCTGGTGGATGTACGCCGGCTACGCCTGGCTGACCAACGCGCTCGATCTCGACCGCACCGGCCCTCGCCTGCTCCTGCTGACCGCCATGGCGGGGTTCTTCCTGATGTCGATGGCCGTCCCGAAGGCGCCTGGGCACGGTCCCTGGGCGCTCATCCTCGGCGCCGGCTACCTCCTGGTCGTCACGGTCCACCTGGTCGGATTCATCGGGACCTCCGGCCACCGCGGGATCATGCGCATCGGTCCGCTGAACCTGGCCAGCGCCCTTGTGGTGCTGGCGGCGGCGGCCGCACCGCCGCACGCACGACTGTGGTTGTGGACGCTGGCGGCCGCCATGGAGGTGATGACACCGCTGGTCACCAGGGCCAGCGGGTTCGCGGTCGGTGCCGGGCACTTCGTCGAGCGCCACGGACTCGCGGTGATCATCGTGCTGGGCGAGTCGATCACCGAGGTCGGAGCCGTGACCTCGCGGGAGAACAGCGTCACCACGTCCATCCTGGGCGCTTTGCTGGCGCTGGTGCTGAGCGCCGAGATGTGGTGGCTCTACTTCGGGCGGGAAGAACGCGAGAGCGAGGCTCGGCTGGATCGGGTCCCGGCCGGGCACCGATCGCGCGTCGCTGTCTACTCCTTCGGTTACGCCTACTACGTGATCATCTTCGGCATCGTGGTCGCGGCGGTCGGCATGCAGAAGGCCATCGACGAGTTCCTCCGTCCCTCCCACCACCTCGCCGCCCTCCTGCTGCCCCTCGGCACCGCCCTCTACCTGTCCGGCCTCGCCTGTTTCCACCGCGCCCTCGCGGGCAGCTGGCCCCTGCCCCGCATCCTGGCCGCACTCGCCACCGCCGCACTCGTGACGCCCGCCGCGCTCTGGAACAGTGGCGCCGCCGCGCTCGCGACGGCGGTCCTGGCCCTGCTCGCCCTGATCGCGTGGGAGGCCGCCGAGCCCGCGCAGCCGAAACTGGAGGAGGCCCCGCACACCTGA